In a single window of the Rhodamnia argentea isolate NSW1041297 chromosome 2, ASM2092103v1, whole genome shotgun sequence genome:
- the LOC115749961 gene encoding 2S seed storage albumin protein produces MTNFATLAAIFAALLVTSRVASAYRTTITTVEIDDDKNERRGSGSCHEQVQTHGLEQCEQLFHDIGHGGSRFGSSERERMMESHHFRPCCQQLRQVEEQCRCHGIRQIVREEQREVRREGMHRLVRSARDLPSECGFSSPRQCEMRAIWF; encoded by the coding sequence ATGACGAACTTCGCAACCCTCGCAGCCATCTTTGCAGCCCTCCTGGTGACGTCTCGTGTCGCCTCGGCCTACCGGACCACCATAACCACCGTCGAGATTGACGACGACAAAAACGAGAGGCGCGGAAGCGGGAGCTGCCACGAGCAAGTCCAAACGCACGGCCTCGAGCAATGCGAGCAGCTGTTCCACGACATTGGCCACGGCGGTAGCCGATTCGGCAGCAGCGAGAGGGAGCGAATGATGGAGTCGCATCACTTCAGGCCGTGCTGCCAGCAGCTGAGGCAGGTGGAAGAGCAGTGCCGGTGCCATGGGATTAGGCAGATCGTGAGGGAGGAACAGAGGGAGGTCAGGCGCGAGGGAATGCACAGGTTGGTGAGATCGGCTCGGGACTTGCCTTCGGAGTGCGGCTTTTCGAGTCCTCGTCAATG